The Bacillota bacterium DNA window TTATTAACCCAAAACGAGCTTCATGGCTATGAGCTGAAAAACGGTTTTGAAGCTTTATCCGGAGGAAGATGGCCCTTAAATTTCGGTCAGGTTTACCAGACCTTAAACCGCCTGGAAAGAGATGGATATATTGAATCCTACGAAGTTGCCCAGACCGAAAAACCGGATAAAAAAGTATACCGCGTCACCGAAGCAGGCCGAAAGCATCTGTGGGAATGGCTGCAGACAGAAGATAACTGGAATCTCTTTTTCGATGAATTGGCATTGAGAATACTAGCATTTGACATAATCGATTATCAAGAAGCGCTGGCAATTTTGCGGGCTTATCGAAGTTTTATTCTGCGCGTAATCAAAAGCTTAACCCAAATGCGGGATCAAACACCGGAAAATTCTCCAATGGCAGTGCTGCTGGAGCGGAATATCTATCGGGCGGAGGCCGATCTAAAGTGGGTTACAACTATGATTGAGAGGTGGCAGAAACATGATTGAGTTACGAAGTGTAACCAAAGTATATGGGCAGGAGCCTGTTACCGTCACTGCCCTAGATCAGGTAAGTCTTAAACTTAATCCTAATGAGCTTACTGCCGTGATGGGTCCTTCTGGATCCGGCAAAACTACGCTGCTCAATATTATCGGATGTCTGGACAGCGCCACATCAGGTGCATACATTCTGGATGGCCGGGATGTGGGAGCACTCGACCTAAAAGCCAAATCGCGGCTGCGCAATGAGGTATTCGGCTTTGTCTTCCAGGCGTTCAACCTGCTCACCGACAAGACTGTATTGGATAACGTAATGCTTCCCTTCCGCTACAGCCACAGATCGCGGAAGGAGTGGAAACCGAGAGCAATGGTGGCCCTCGAACAGATGGGTATTGAAGATTTTGCAGACCGATACCCGGATCAGCTGTCCGGAGGACAGCAGCAGCGCGTGGCAATCGCCAGAGCCTTAGTTAATGACCCTCAGGTGATTCTGGCTGACG harbors:
- a CDS encoding ABC transporter ATP-binding protein; this encodes MIELRSVTKVYGQEPVTVTALDQVSLKLNPNELTAVMGPSGSGKTTLLNIIGCLDSATSGAYILDGRDVGALDLKAKSRLRNEVFGFVFQAFNLLTDKTVLDNVMLPFRYSHRSRKEWKPRAMVALEQMGIEDFADRYPDQLSGGQQQRVAIARALVNDPQVILADEPTGNLDSSTGREIVEILKTLAEKQGKIVVVVTHDAMVASQAHRLLQMMDGRIIDDSKLGAESVVFSHPQA
- a CDS encoding helix-turn-helix transcriptional regulator, with product MAVKHLFLALLTQNELHGYELKNGFEALSGGRWPLNFGQVYQTLNRLERDGYIESYEVAQTEKPDKKVYRVTEAGRKHLWEWLQTEDNWNLFFDELALRILAFDIIDYQEALAILRAYRSFILRVIKSLTQMRDQTPENSPMAVLLERNIYRAEADLKWVTTMIERWQKHD